The Clostridia bacterium DNA window ATGATCCGGGACTTTTGTAACCCTGATCGTTTTGCCTAAAATTTGGGAGGTGGAAACTAATGGCAAAGAAAATTGCTGGCTATGTAAAACTTCAAATTCCTGCGGGGAAAGCAACTCCGGCTCCACCGGTTGGACCAGCTTTAGGACAGCACGGCGTTAATATTATGGGATTTTGTAAGGAATTCAATGAAAGAACTGCTAAAGATGCAGGTTTAATAATACCTGTTGTTATTACTGTATATGCAGACAGATCCTTTTCATTCATTACAAAAACTCCGCCTGCTTCCGTACTTTTAAAGAAAGCTTGTAAAATCGAGAGTGGTTCCGGTAAGCCTAACAAGGATAAAGTAGCAAAGATATCCAAGGCTGAGGTTAGAAAAATAGCAGAATTAAAGATGCCTGACTTAAATGCAGCAAGTGTTGACGCTGCAGCAAGCATGATTGCCGGCACAGCAAGAAGCATGGGCATAGTCGTAGAAGACTAATATTAGTTGAAATTGACAATTGATAATTGATAATTCAGAAGCAATGCTATGGATTGTTGATTGTAATATTTAAGAATAAGGGAATTTACTAGTTTATTAGAGGCTTCAAACATATTGATTTGAGTTTTTAGGTATAGTAATTGCCTGCTGTAAATTGTCAATTGATGAACGTGGGAGGGATTAAGTCCCGAATATTTTACCACAAAGGAGATGATTATAGTGTTTAGAGGAAAGAAATATCAAGAAAGCGTTAAGCTTGTTGAAGGTTTGAAATTATATGATCCGGCAGAAGCCTTAGAACTCGTCCAAAAGACAGCGAAAGCAAAGTTTGACGAGACTGTTGAAATACATTTGAAAATGGGTGTTGACTCAAGGCATGCTGACCAGCAGGTAAGAGGAGCAGTTGTTCTTCCTCATGGTACAGGTAAAAAAGTACGAGTTCTTGTATTTGCTAAGGGAGACAAGGCTAAGGAAGCTGAGAATGCCGGTGCAGAACATGTTGGTGCAGAAGAACTCGTTACTAAGATTCAGAATGATAACTGGTTTGACTTTGATGTTGTGGTTGCAACTCCTGACATGATGGGTGTTGTAGGTAGACTCGGTAAGGTGCTCGGTCCTAAAGGTTTGATGCCTAACCCAAAAGCA harbors:
- the rplK gene encoding 50S ribosomal protein L11, whose product is MAKKIAGYVKLQIPAGKATPAPPVGPALGQHGVNIMGFCKEFNERTAKDAGLIIPVVITVYADRSFSFITKTPPASVLLKKACKIESGSGKPNKDKVAKISKAEVRKIAELKMPDLNAASVDAAASMIAGTARSMGIVVED
- the rplA gene encoding 50S ribosomal protein L1, which gives rise to MFRGKKYQESVKLVEGLKLYDPAEALELVQKTAKAKFDETVEIHLKMGVDSRHADQQVRGAVVLPHGTGKKVRVLVFAKGDKAKEAENAGAEHVGAEELVTKIQNDNWFDFDVVVATPDMMGVVGRLGKVLGPKGLMPNPKAGTVTMDVAKAIADIKAGKIEYRLDKTNIIHCPIGKVSFGTQKLIDNFHTLMDAVIKAKPAAAKGQYIRSVTVASTMGPGVKVNPQKVTE